The Musa acuminata AAA Group cultivar baxijiao chromosome BXJ1-3, Cavendish_Baxijiao_AAA, whole genome shotgun sequence genome window below encodes:
- the LOC135632271 gene encoding uncharacterized protein LOC135632271, which yields MAVEGDPRASANKSLGDAVDDLPIFNVDNLQSNIKSIYYSRTFLSIIGGVIAGIWGFTGLTGFIFYFIVMAAASLSLAAKAKFSVHAYFDSWSRILVDGIFGGLMSFVLFWTFAYDIVHIF from the exons ATGGCGGTGGAAGGAGATCCGAGAGCCTCGGCAAATAAATCACTCGGGGATGCTGTGGATGATCTGCCCATCTTCAACGTCGACAATCTCCAGAGCAACATTAAGTCGATCTACTATAG TCGTACCTTCTTGTCCATCATTGGTGGAGTGATTGCTGGAATATGGGGATTTACAGGCTTGACAGGCTTCATCTTTTATTTCATAGTGATGGCAGCTGCTTCTCTCAGTCTCGCAGCCAAAGCAAAATTTTCTGTCCATGCATACTTCGACTCTTGGAGCAGGATTTTGGTTGATGGGATTTTTGGTGGCCTCATG TCTTTTGTGCTGTTCTGGAC ATTTGCGTATGACATCGTTCATATATTTTGA
- the LOC135632276 gene encoding CRM-domain containing factor CFM3, chloroplastic/mitochondrial-like: MALLPAAKISELSFHNPLPLCSRPSLVLSLSLIRGRFRRLIFSAAASSSSSLRLAESGGGDSDSRRSPRHRRNSRDDDDRQANANPRTPVRSRLPSAPWLQQWAPPDPSPSPPSPERKPAEPDAGRGGAIERIVYRLRNLGLDSDDDEYEGESTNEPTLCGDERLGELLERSWNRPDKSLDMGRMLLPWEREDHGGFAKEKDGRDAKRKRVRAPTLAELTIEDSELRRLRRLGIMLRERITVPKAGVTQAITEKIHDAWRKSELVRLKFHETLANDMKTAHELVERRTGGLVIWRSGSVMVVFRGSNYKRPSRSQSLDAQSNPTGISHETESLFIPDVPNTTKLVEDDNCVTSSKTEQPKPSEMNLECDENMTEEEAEYNGLLDGLGPRFVDWWGTGILPVDADLLPQNIPGFKTPFRLLPTGMRSRLNNSEMTNLRKLARTLPSHFALGRNRHHHGLAAAILKLWEKSLVVKIAVKRGIQNTNNKLMAEELKALTGGILLLRNKYYIVIYRGKDFIPTTVATALAEREELTKEIQDAEEQMRKSMIGEPCVDALEEHAPVGTLAEFLEAQARWGRDISSEERDAMKKEALRSERTKLFKKIEQKLSVAQAKKLRAEKLLAKIEASMVPVNPSNDQETITDEERSVFRRIGLRMKAYLPLGIRGVFDGVIENMHLHWKHRELVKLISKQKTLSFVEDTARLLEYESGGILVAIESVPKGFALIYYRGKNYQRPISLRPRNLLTKAKALKRAVAIQRHEALSQHIDALEKTIKQMKEEVGISEDELIVADDWKTQSDDDSCSSNMEYEDSSLDSEDDDDSVFYDSNVDEALRS; the protein is encoded by the exons ATGGCTCTCCTCCCCGCCGCCAAAATCTCGGAGCTCTCCTTTCACAACCCTCTCCCCCTCTGCTCTCGCCCCTCCCTCGTGCTGTCCCTCTCCCTCATCCGCGGCCGCTTCCGCCGCCTCATTTTTTCCGCTGCcgcatcctcctcctcttccctccgCCTAGCCGAGAGCGGGGGCGGCGACTCTGACTCTCGCCGCTCTCCCAGACACCGCAGGAACTCGCGGGATGACGACGACAGGCAGGCCAATGCTAATCCCAGAACCCCTGTCCGCTCCCGGCTCCCATCCGCGCCCTGGCTCCAGCAGTGGGCTCCTCCTGATCCCTCGCCATCGCCGCCATCTCCGGAGAGAAAGCCAGCTGAGCCCGACGCTGGTCGAGGCGGCGCCATCGAGAGGATCGTATATCGGCTTCGGAACCTTGGGCTCGACTCCGATGATGACGAGTATGAGGGTGAAAGCACTAATGAACCGACTTTGTGCGGGGATGAGAGATTGGGGGAACTTCTGGAGCGGAGCTGGAACCGGCCAGATAAGTCGCTCGATATGGGTCGGATGCTCCTTCCGTGGGAGAGGGAAGACCACGGAGGGTTTGCCAAGGAAAAGGACGGGAGGGATGCGAAGCGGAAGAGGGTGAGGGCGCCGACATTGGCAGAGCTGACGATAGAGGACTCGGAGCTACGGAGGCTCCGGCGTCTGGGGATCATGCTGAGGGAGAGGATCACGGTGCCCAAGGCAGGTGTCACACAGGCCATCACCGAGAAGATTCATGATGCATGGAGGAAGTCGGAGTTGGTTCGGCTCAAGTTTCATGAGACATTGGCCAACGACATGAAGACAGCACACGAGCTTGTCGAG CGTCGCACTGGAGGATTGGTTATTTGGAGGTCTGGAAGTGTCATGGTGGTCTTTCGAGGGAGCAACTACAAGCGTCCTTCTAGATCTCAATCTTTAGATGCTCAATCCAATCCTACAGGAATATCACATGAAACTGAGTCACTATTCATTCCAGATGTTCCAAATACCACAAAGTTGGTCGAGGATGATAATTGTGTTACTTCCTCAAAAACTGAACAGCCAAAACCATCTGAAATGAACCTTGAATGTGATGAAAACATGACAGAGGAGGAAGCAGAGTACAATGGCTTGCTTGATGGGTTAGGTCCTCGATTTGTTGATTGGTGGGGAACTGGAATTTTGCCTGTTGATGCTGATTTGTTGCCTCAAAATATTCCTGGCTTTAAAACACCATTTAGACTTCTTCCTACTGGTATGCGGTCACGACTCAATAATTCAGAGATGACCAATTTGAGAAAGCTAGCAAGGACTCTTCCTTCTCATTTTGCCCTTG ggAGAAACAGACACCATCATGGTTTGGCAGCTGCTATTCTGAAACTTTGGGAAAAAAGTTTGGTTGTGAAAATTGCTGTTAAACGGGGAATTCAAAATACAAACAACAAACTTATGGCTGAAGAGCTGAAG GCTTTGACTGGAGGAATCCTGCTGCTCAGAAACAAATATTACATTGTAATTTATCGTGGGAAGGATTTTATTCCAACAACTGTCGCCACTGCTTTGGCTGAAAGAGAGGAACTAACAAAGGAAATTCAAGATGCTGAGGAGCAAATGCGCAAAAGCATGATTGGAGAACCTTGTGTAGATGCACTTGAGGAGCATGCACCTGTTGGTACTTTGGCTGAATTTCTTGAGGCTCAGGCACGGTGGGGAAGAGATATATCCTCTGAAGAACGTGATGCAATGAAAAAAGAAGCTTTAAGATCTGAAAGAACCAAGCTGTTTAAGAAAATTGAACAAAAGCTTTCCGTT GCTCAAGCAAAGAAGTTAAGAGCTGAGAAACTGCTCGCTAAGATTGAAGCATCCATGGTTCCGGTGAACCCATCTAATGACCAGGAAACAATCACCGATGAGGAACGATCTGTGTTTCGCAGGATTGGTTTGCGGATGAAGGCATATCTTCCTCTTG GAATTCGTGGTGTTTTTGATGGTGTAATTGAAAATATGCACTTGCATTGGAAGCATAGAGAATTGGTGAAATTAATATCAAAGCAGAAGACCTTATCTTTCGTTGAGGACACCGCACGACTTTTGGAATATGAGAGTGGGGGGATTTTAGTGGCAATTGAGAGTGTCCCCAAAGGTTTTGCACTTATTTATTATCGTGGGAAGAATTATCAGCGGCCTATCAGCTTGCGGCCCAGAAACCTTCTAACGAAGGCAAAAGCATTAAAACGTGCTGTAGCAATCCAGCGCCATGAG GCCCTTAGCCAACACATAGATGCGCTCGAGAAAACCATAAAACAGATGAAAGAGGAAGTG GGGATCTCAGAAGACGAGTTAATAGTTGCTGATGACTGGAAGACTCAATCTGATGACGATTCATGCTCCAGTAAC ATGGAATATGAAGATTCCTCTCTGGATTCTGAAGATGATGATGACAGTGTCTTTTATGATTCCAATGTTGATGAAGCTTTAAGGTCTTGA
- the LOC135632287 gene encoding uncharacterized protein LOC135632287 isoform X2, translating to MSGGSMAAAEDPPPSELDANLRHRLPFPRWGDRRIPRRGSVDRNGVDRSRSEAAPSGSRGSPAGQRSCGGGGGEDGGLEELRAKLMGHLQDAADRMKLETPEAARETARPWNLRARRPTNGNGQGGCASAGTPTAATDEEDKRRKSGLTVSLTAEEIEEDIYAVTGSRPRRRPKKRPRAVQRLLDH from the exons ATGAGCGGCGGTTCCATGGCGGCCGCGGAGGACCCACCGCCCAGCGAACTGGACGCCAACCTCCGCCACCGTCTCCCCTTTCCGAGATGGGGCGACCGGCGGATACCCCGCCGCGGCAGCGTCGACCGGAACGGCGTAGATCGGTCCCGCTCGGAGGCGGCGCCATCCGGTAGCCGTGGGTCCCCTGCGGGGCAACggagctgcggcggcggcggcggcgaggacGGGGGGTTGGAGGAGCTGAGAGCGAAGCTGATGGGCCATCTCCAGGATGCTGCGGACCGGATGAAGCTGGAGACTCCGGAGGCAGCGCGAGAGACCGCGAGGCCGTGGAACCTGAGGGCGCGGCGGCCGACGAACGGGAACGGCCAAGGGGGTTGCGCCAGCGCGGGGACGCCTACCGCGGCGACAGACGAGGAGGATAAGAGGAGGAAGAGCGGACTGACGGTGTCGCTGACGGCGGAGGAGATCGAGGAGGACATCTATGCCGTGACGGGATCGCGGCCCCGGCGGCGGCCGAAAAAGCGACCCCGGGCCGTGCAGCGCCTGCTGGAC CACTGA
- the LOC135632287 gene encoding uncharacterized protein LOC135632287 isoform X1, with protein sequence MSGGSMAAAEDPPPSELDANLRHRLPFPRWGDRRIPRRGSVDRNGVDRSRSEAAPSGSRGSPAGQRSCGGGGGEDGGLEELRAKLMGHLQDAADRMKLETPEAARETARPWNLRARRPTNGNGQGGCASAGTPTAATDEEDKRRKSGLTVSLTAEEIEEDIYAVTGSRPRRRPKKRPRAVQRLLDSLFPGLWLSEITVESYKVGDD encoded by the exons ATGAGCGGCGGTTCCATGGCGGCCGCGGAGGACCCACCGCCCAGCGAACTGGACGCCAACCTCCGCCACCGTCTCCCCTTTCCGAGATGGGGCGACCGGCGGATACCCCGCCGCGGCAGCGTCGACCGGAACGGCGTAGATCGGTCCCGCTCGGAGGCGGCGCCATCCGGTAGCCGTGGGTCCCCTGCGGGGCAACggagctgcggcggcggcggcggcgaggacGGGGGGTTGGAGGAGCTGAGAGCGAAGCTGATGGGCCATCTCCAGGATGCTGCGGACCGGATGAAGCTGGAGACTCCGGAGGCAGCGCGAGAGACCGCGAGGCCGTGGAACCTGAGGGCGCGGCGGCCGACGAACGGGAACGGCCAAGGGGGTTGCGCCAGCGCGGGGACGCCTACCGCGGCGACAGACGAGGAGGATAAGAGGAGGAAGAGCGGACTGACGGTGTCGCTGACGGCGGAGGAGATCGAGGAGGACATCTATGCCGTGACGGGATCGCGGCCCCGGCGGCGGCCGAAAAAGCGACCCCGGGCCGTGCAGCGCCTGCTGGAC TCTCTCTTCCCAGGATTGTGGCTGTCCGAGATCACGGTGGAGTCTTACAAGGTTGGGGATGACTGA
- the LOC135632294 gene encoding uncharacterized protein LOC135632294, with protein sequence MAMEDSVRKVALEELKRLFPEVFNDLFQRLERKMNEKPKHVIPQILNQTNNIMPQQANGVIAHNSQLPRSMPTEGVQPASDLQLAFTEKLLLPSFSEDVIKDKDHNHFQVSLMQFKHGQSCVFSLHSPIKVEIVVLDRGFPRENSQDWNADKFKAAYQKNGRVGDHCF encoded by the exons ATGGCGATGGAAGATTCAGTTCGAAAAGTG GCGCTAGAGGAGCTGAAGCGCTTGTTTCCTGAAGTTTTCAATGATTTGTTTCAGCGGTTGGAAAGAAAG ATGAATGAGAAACCGAAGCATGTGATTCCTCAAATTTTAAATCAAACTAACAATATCATGCCTCAGCAAGCGAACGGGGTGATTGCTCACAATAGTCAGTTGCCAAG ATCCATGCCTACCGAAGGCGTCCAGCCAGCATCAGACTTGCAACTTGCCTTCACAGAGAAACTCTTACTTCCAAGCTTCAGCGAAGATGTGATCAAAGATAAGGATCATAATCATTTCCAAGTGTCACTAATGCAATTCAAACATGGTCAGAGTTGTGTTTTTTCGCTTCACTCACCTATCAAAGTAGAAATAGTGGTCCTCGATAGAGGTTTCCCCAGAGAAAATAGTCAGGACTGGAACGCTGACAAGTTCAAAGCAGCATATCAGAAGAACGGAAGAGTAGGAGATCATTGCTTCTAG